From Rhinolophus sinicus isolate RSC01 linkage group LG15, ASM3656204v1, whole genome shotgun sequence, the proteins below share one genomic window:
- the SLC13A2 gene encoding solute carrier family 13 member 2 produces MASCWQGLWAYRTYLLVFFLPIFLLPLPLLVPTKEAYCAYAIILMALFWCTEALPLAVTALLPLILFPLMGITKASEVCLQYFKDTNILFIGGLLVAIAVEHWNLHKRIALRVLLIIGVRPALLMLGFMLVTAFLSMWISNTATTAMMAPIAHAVLHQLQKAPKGKDAEEGNSNPAFELQEPGPQKTKLDNGQVHPAPPGPLEPTEQKSQEQHRFSQGMSLCVCYAASIGGIATLTGTTPNLVLQGQINALFTKNGNVVNFASWFSFAFPAMVILLLLAWLWLQALFLGFNFRKNFGFEGRVREQEKAALQVIQTEHKLLGPMSFAEKAVTILFVLLVLLWFTREPGFFPGWASAFPYEDGESVVSDGTVAIFISIIMFIMPSNIPGLTQDPEKPGRLKAPPALLNWKTVNEKMPWNIVFLLGGGFALAQGSEDSGLSSWLGDKLTPLKSVSAPAIAFILCLLVATFTECTSNVATTTLFLPILASMAQAICLHPLYVMLPCTLSASLAFMLPVATPPNAIIFSFGGLKVTDMARTGFLLNIIGVLVIMLAINSWAYPIFDLYTFPSWAHTNATTLCLGGQANTTTPSP; encoded by the exons ATGGCCAGCTGCTGGCAGGGCCTGTGGGCTTATCGCACCTACCTGCTGGTGTTCTTCCTGCCCATtttcctgctgcctctgccccttCTTGTCCCCACTAAG GAAGCCTACTGCGCCTATGCCATCATTCTAATGGCACTCTTCTGGTGCACTGAAGCTCTGCCCCTGGCCGTCACCGCCCTCTTGCCCCTCATCCTGTTTCCCCTGATGGGCATAACAAAGGCCTCTGAG GTCTGCCTCCAGTACTTTAAGGACACCAACATCCTGTTCATTGGGGGGCTGCTGGTGGCCATTGCTGTCGAGCACTGGAATTTGCACAAACGCATTGCCCTCCGCGTGCTCCTTATCATTGGGGTGCGGCCTGCTCT GCTGATGCTGGGCTTCATGTTGGTCACAGCCTTCCTGTCCATGTGGATCAGCAACACGGCCACCACGGCCATGATGGCCCCCATTGCACACGCTGTCCTTCATCAGCTGCAGAAGGCACCCAAGGGCAAGGACGCTGAGGAGGGCAACAGCAACCCCGCCTTTGAACTCCAGGAACCAGGTCCCCAGAAGACCAAACTTG ATAACGGGCAGGTCCACCCTGCCCCTCCTGGTCCTTTGGAGCCAACGGAACAGAAGAGCCAGGAGCAGCATCGCTTTTCCCAGGGCATGAGCCTGTGTGTGTGCTACGCAGCTAGCATCGGGGGCATCGCCACACTGACTGGTACCACACCTAACCTGGTACTGCAAGGCCAGATCAACGC GCTCTTCACCAAAAATGGCAATGTGGTGAACTTTGCCTCCTGGTTCAGCTTTGCCTTCCCCGCAATGGTCATCTTGCTGCTGCTTGCCTGGCTTTGGCTTCAGGCCCTCTTCCTGGGGTTCAA CTTCCGGAAGAACTTTGGCTTTGAGGGACGGGTACGGGAGCAAGAGAAGGCAGCCTTACAAGTCATCCAAACGGAACACAAGCTGCTGGGTCCTATGAGCTTTGCAGAAAAAGCTGTCACCATCCTCTTTGTCCTCCTGGTGCTGCTCTGGTTCACCCGGGAGCCGGGCTTTTTCCCTGGCTGGGCCAGCGCTTTTCCCTATGAGGATGGGGAAAG TGTGGTGTCTGACGGGACAGTGGCTATCTTCATCAGCATAATTATGTTCATCATGCCCTCCAACATCCCGGGGCTGACTCAGGACCCAG AAAAGCCAGGGAGGCTGAaggcccctcctgccctcctcaaCTGGAAGACAGTGAACGAGAAAATGCCCTGGAATATTGTGTTCCTGCTGGGTGGTGGCTTTGCCCTAGCCCAGGGCAGTGAG GATTCGGGCCTGTCGAGTTGGCTGGGGGACAAGCTGACCCCACTAAAGTCTGTGTCGGCTCCCGCCATTGCCTTCATCCTCTGTCTCCTGGTTGCCACCTTCACTGAGTGCACCAGCAACGTGGCCACCACCACACTCTTCCTGCCCATCCTAGCCTCCATG GCCCAGGCCATCTGCCTCCACCCTCTTTACGTCATGCTCCCCTGCACTCTGTCCGCCTCCCTGGCCTTCATGCTGCCTGTGGCCACCCCGCCCAATGCCATCATCTTCTCTTTTGGAGGCCTCAAAGTGACTGATATG GCCCGGACGGGATTCCTGCTCAATATCATCGGTGTGCTTGTCATCATGCTGGCCATCAACAGCTGGGCCTACCCCATCTTCGACCTGTACACCTTCCCCTCCTGGGCCCACACCAACGCCACAACCCTCTGCTTGGGCGGCCAGGCAAACACCACCACGCCTAGCCCCTAG